TGCATGGCCTTATTTGACTTGTTTTTCAGAGTCttggagagggtttttttttttttttttttaggacacacATCTGCTCCACCTGGATCCATTATTGTCCTTGTCTTTTGACTCCCGTATGAACGCCCAAGGGTGTGCACTAGGACCAGCAATGTGCCCCAATGGGTGGTGCTGTCCCGCTGCATGCCCGCCCTGAGGTGCTCTGTCCTCTACGGCGTTCTGGCTACATAGCACATCTTCGAACACTGCAGGACAGCTCCGCTGTCCTGCACTGTCTGCAGGGCTTGTATTTTCGCCCTGCTAGACTGAAAACCGGATGTGGTCATCAATTCCGGTTTCTAGGTGTTAGTCCCTGATGTTTGCACCTCCCCCTCTACGTCCGCGGGGCACCACTGTGGCAAGACGTCACACGCCGTTTTTTGATTCCACGGGGGGCATTTAAACCCCAGACAGTGCAGACGTTTTTTGAAATTGCCCGGGAGCTCATGAGTTATACGGCTGGGGTTTTAAGGTAATTACTTCACTTTGGCACTAAGATTGACTGCTTTCCGGTTTGGGAGTCTAAGGGACTCTGCATTGATAAGCATACATCTTTTATGTTGCAGAGATCGACTATAGCCATCTTTTCCATTTGGAAACCTGGCTTGGTGATCCCCTGCTATCCCCATGTACAGTATCTTCCTAGTTTTTGTGTCTGAGATAGACTGGAATAGCTCAAGAGTCAGTCATTTTGAGGAGAGAAGGTTTTTGCTTTATGTACTTTGAAACTGTGAGGTGGGGCTTGGAGACTCTCTTGCAGTATAATGTCTGATAGACGTTTATATGTCCTGTTAGATTTTGTAGATAGCGCCAAGCTATTCATATGGAGTTAACTGCACACCAACGCCTCTAGTGGCTGCCCTGTCCGTATGAGCTCCGGGCATATACATCACTATATTTACAGAGTTATGGGAGTGTGGTGAGCACGGTTCAATTGTTCAATTGCGGTATAATTGTTTATGAACTGGTGCTCCCTTCACTCCTAAAATGATTAATTTTTACCTTGATGTATAATTCATTGCAGACACTGCTGCACCTTTATCTGCTTGACCAAATTGAAAatcacatccctccctacgggaagTCTGACACTTTAAGGACAAGTTTGGGGTCTAGGTTGCCCTGATTCCTCCCAGTTGTGCTCACTCCAGGACCTACCATTAAGGTATGGGGGTCGggctccgggtttttttttttttttttggtgggtggggtgggggtaCTCTCTCTCTTGATATACTAATATGAACCATGCATGTGCAATGTTATACTGTGTAAAACTTCCTTTTTGTATTGTGATGCATtaattaatttttgtttgttttttctatatacAGCTAAGGTTATGCACAATTTGCTGCTTTTAACATTTATTAATTGAATGCCTccatccttttcctgatgaagccgttcCGGCAAAACATGTCGAAACTTCAGGACGTAggaactatatatatatgtaatttcagTTCTCTCATTAGGTCAGGGTTGAGATAGGTGTGCATACCCAGGACCATGAATGTaactgttcctcccactcctcacccccatCAGACACTGCTGGTCCCTCCACTCCTAACCCCCATaagacactgctgttcctcccactcctcaccccccaccAGACACCTCCCTCATCCTGGCCTCCTGCTCCCTCATCCTGGCCTCTTCCCTCATCCTGGCCTCCTCCCTCATCCTGGCCGCCTCCTCCCTCATCCTGGCCTCTTCCCTCATCCTGGCCTCATCCCTCATCCTGGCCTCATCCCTCATCCTGGCCTCCTCCCTCCTCCAGGCCTCCTCCCTCATCCTGACCTTCTCCCTAAACCTGGCCTCCTCCTCCCTCATCCTGGCCTCTTCCCTCATCCTGGCCTCCTTCCTAATCCTGGCCTCTTCAATCATCCTGGCCTTCTCCCTCATCCAGGCCTCTGCCCTCATTTTGGCCTCTGCCCTCATCCTGTCCTTCTCCCTCATCCAGGTCTTCTCCCTCATCCTGGCCTCCTCTATTATCCTCGCGTACTCCCTTCTCCTGGCCTCCTCCCTTATTCTCATCGCCTCACTTATTTTAATTTGTTCTTGTGTCCTGGCTTCCTCCGTTTTCTTGTTCTCCTCTTTTATCCTGGCCTCCTCTCTTATCCTGGCCTTCTCCCTTTTACTGGCCTTCTCCCTTGACCTTGCCTCCCACATGTCCTCTTCCTTTTTCCTGGCCTCCTCCCTCATTCTGTCCTCCTCCTTTATCCTGGCGTCCTCCCTTTTCCTGGCCAGCAGCCATGACTTTGCCTCCCTTACTATGTCATCCTCTCTTTTCCTGTCATCCTCTCTTTTCCTGGCCTCCTCTCTTTTTCTGGCCTCCTCTCTTTTCCTGGCCTCCTCTCTTTTCCTGgcctcctctcttttcctctcctctcttatCCTCTCCTCCTCCTTTATCCTGGCTTTCTCCATCATTCTGTCCTCCTCTTGCCTTTCCGCTTCCTCCCTATGTTCCACTAAGTTCGCCCTTTCATCCTCAGAACCAAATCTGCGcctctataaagaaaaaaaaagaaggtaagttGAAGTAcagatattaaagttttttttttaatcttttatgttTATATCTCAGGAAGAGAGGAAGTGAGCGGGGGGCTTCCCAATAGGTATTCATTAAACATTCCCCCCCCCatataaaaaaacacatcttcagtcaggtccataaatattgggacatcgacacaattataatctttttcgctctatacaccaccacaatggatttgaaatgacacaaacaagatgcgctttaactgcagactttcagatttaatttgagggtatttacatccaaatcaggtgaacggtgtaggaatttcaacagtttgtatatgtgcctcccactttttaagggaccaaaagtaatgggacagattgacAATCATccttcaaactttcactttttaatacttggttgcaaatcctttgcagtcaattacagcctgaagtctggaacgtatagacatcaccagatgctgggtttcatccctggtgatgctctgccaggcctctactgcaactgtcttcagtacCTGCTTGTTCTTGGTGCATttgcccttcagttttgtcttcagcaagtgaaatgcatgctcaatcggattcaggtcaggttattgacttggccattgcataacattccacttcttacccttaaaaaactctttggttgctttcgcagtatgctttgggtcattgtccatctgcactgggaagcgccatccaatgagtctTGGAGCATTTTgcggaatatgagcagataatattgcctgaaacacttcagaattcatcctgctgcttttgtcagcagtcacatcatcaataaatacaagagaaccagttccattggcagccatacatgcccaagccatgacactaccaccaccatgcttcactgatgaggtggtatgctttggatcatgagcagttccttttcttctccatactcttctcttcccatcactctggtacaatttgatcttggtctcatctgtccataggatgttgttccagaactgtgaaggcttttttagatgttgtttggcaaactctaatctggccttcctgtttttgaggctcaccaatggtttacatcttgtggtgaactctctatattcactctggtgaagtcttctcttgattgttgactttgacacacatacaccttcctcctggagagtgttcttgatctggtcaactgaagggtgttttcttcaccagggaaagaactcttcggtcatccaccacagttgttttccgtggtcttccgggtcttttggtgttgctgagctcaccggtgcattctttctttttaaggatgttccaaacagttgatttggccacacctaatgtttttgctatttctctgatgggtttgttttgttttttgagcctaatgatggcttacttcactgatagtgacagctctttggatctcgtattgagagttgacagcaacagattccaaatgcaaatagcacacttgaaatgaactctggaccttttatctgctccttgtaaatgggataatgagggaataacatacacctggccatggaacagctgagcagccaattgtctcattacttttggtcccttaaaaagtgggagacacatatacaaactgttgtaattcctacatggttcacctgatttggatgtaaataccctcaaattaaagctgaaagtctgcagttaaagcacatcttgtttgtttcatttcaaatccatagtggtgtatagagccaaaaagattagaattgtgtcaatgtcccaatatttatggacatgactGTACATATCTTTAGATACACTCCTAAAACCACAAATCGTAAATCATCTCCCATAAGGGCTCTGCCAGTATCTGCTGTACTGTATGTAAAAACCTCTTCTGGGTTATTATCACTGTCTCCATatgggagatttctcctcacttcctgccccGGTGACACAACAGAAAGTAAGGCTGTCTCACCAACAGGGATGACTAGCACAGCCTTATCACAGAGTCCAGGGGTAAAGGGTTTACTACAATCCTAAAGCTGGCCTTATACCTGTAGAATTTAGTTCGAAATATGTTTGCTTTCGGAACAGTTGCTCAATTTTCATGTGAATAAATTGGCAAAATTGTTTCTAATGCGCACTACCAAACATattgaaattaaccacttcaacttTTATAggttataggttaccactttagacttacagaggaggtctggtgctagaattactgcccatgatccgacgttcgcggtgatacctcaggTATGGGGCGATCGctgttttaaatatttatttttatactgtcgcttaaaaatttttttttagcacttttattgctgtcacaaggaatgtaaacatcctttgtgacagcaataggcatgtgacaggtactctttatggagagatctggggtctataggatcccagatccctcctctgcccttgaaaCCATTTGATCACAACAAGATCTGTATTATCAGATGCTTTCCCATTTTAAAAATGGCGCCTTTTACATCCGGATAACCAGGAAGCGGTGAACATCgcctcccactacttgtaaaagcaatccagaggCTAGTTAGCTGCTTGGATCACCTCTAAAATAGAGCCACCCGTTGGCTCTATAAAATAATACCAGGATGCCTGAAGCCGCAGGAACCATCCTGGTATAATCACTTGAAGTCTATCGATCTACCGGTACAtcgccggtcggcaagtggttaaaattcgaCACCTTGACATGGAAATCGAAGAAAGTGTCATCGAAAATTAGTCATATAAGTACCATTAAATGCTCTGATGAATGGGTTTGCTACCTCTTCGAAGGTAATTCTACAGGTATAAGGTCACCGTTAGAGCTCGTTTACACTTGCAGGCAGGGGGTGGGAAAAATAGGCAACTGAGTTGCAGTTTTACCGCCCCCTTACGCCGCAAAGGTGGTTAAGGTTACAGAAATGATACTCCCCATCACATTTGGTGAATGAGGTCTCAATAAAAACACCACATGTGACTACAGAGAAGTGGTGCAGGATTTTAAATGTTAAAGCATGCACTGGGAAGGTGGGGTAATGCCTCCCGGTTGCATGTCAACCACCCTCTGAAGAGCAACCCTCCATGGATCGCTTCTCAGAGGGACGGCAAGGGTTGCTGTATGCACATgtcaaccaccctctgaaaagcaaccctcCATGGATCGCTTCTCAGAGGGACGGCAAGGGTTGCTGCATGTGTAAAGGAGCCATAATACAATTTTATACATCACCAGTCACATATGAAAAGAGTGGAAAAAATTACTTACTGCAAGCCTCAGAGCGCCCTGAAGCAGCTCATTGATAGCGTAGGTGATGGGCATCATCTTGTCAATCTGTATTTGAAAACTATATGAAATTTCTGAAAGTAATCCGCACctgcaaagagaaaaaacaaatggTCATTTTTCAGTTTTTACTTAAATATCACACAAAATGAACTACAACTAATGCCAATGGCATTGGacagtgtataacagaagctttggtaaccatggcaacaaaagcaacacagtacactctgattaatggctaaaatttcctgaaatgacctctaaacaaaaagctttttcacaaaaactgtaaaagatatcaaactgaaaaggtatatccagatagctgaatattttgtgaacattttaaagtttggcatctgtaggtgaaagtatgaaggagctgaaacttttgggagcggaagaagattttaaggatctgaagcatgctcccattgacttcaatgtttaaaaaaagtgataaaaagcttaatgttttaaaaagtataaatggtagaaaaaaagttgaaaaagtcccatcatcagctgaaagagacgaacattttaatagttgaatggttttaatagctgaaagtatgcagaagttacgcagagccaaataacgtacagaataataaagaaataaataataaaaataaataaaattgaaataacaatagtgggactgctgaagcattcccactaattaatCTAATAATATGGGGAAAATGTGTCCAGCTTACACCAATGTGTGGCATTTCTCCAACCAATGTTCTATAAATAGATCCCTCCCTAACAACTGATCTCAGTCTCTAAGGCTGAAATTAACTGTCACTTtgtttaaaacaaaaattaaaaaagggttTGTTATCTCATTGGTTAGCTGTGTGAATGAAGAATATTAAACTGATCACATCCGTTACAATTTCTAAAatctcctttttacatattctaatagggcgtacacacggtcggactttgttcggacattccgacaacaaaatcctaggattttttccgacagatgttggctcaaacttgttttgcctacacacggtcgcacaaagttgtcggaatttccgatcgacaaccacgcggtcacgtacaccacgtacgacgagactagaaaaggccagttcagaaccaagagcggcaccctttggactccttttgctaatctcgtgttagtaaaagtttggtgagagacgattcgcgctttttcagactcgtggctttcagatcgttttctgccgttcagtttgtgcttgtgggtttgtatctgctcttcagtgcgtgcagcaagtttcgcgtgactttaggtagtcattgtattcttgttcgttcgttactggtgttcaggtcgctcttcacaggccttgctgttcttcagtgcgttctgttacttcgttctgagcagccgaccgttttctagccatgtttcgtatgcgtactcctcgtagagttcgtgctgtgcgggggcttggtgttggggtcctgaccttgacacaagtccagtccatgaacagggtggggaggagttcatggaccaagaattggttgcttcaacgtgaccagttctctcatatgcctttgctccgtgagatccgtgagaataatcctgatgatttcaggaactttctcaggatgacggaccccgtatttcaccgtttgttggcttcgctgaccccctatatcagcaggcaggatacctgcatgaggcaagccatcactccggagcagaggctggtcgctaccttgcggtatttggccacagggagaagtctgcaggacttgaagttctcgacaggcatctccccccaggctctggggatcattatcccagaaacctgttctgccatcatccaggtcctgcagaaggagtatatgaaggtaagatttttatcctttaatatcacattttattgtattgaatgtttgataatatcttgtatttctttcctcattccctaattaccatgattgtaatatgctgtgaatgtcccctttgttctcatgcatgctggatttttatgtaattattattttaggtccttcatacatatttgcccttcaataacctccccagcatggtgtctcctgccctatattcacctcatgtagtcacttaacaatgtatttta
This Aquarana catesbeiana isolate 2022-GZ linkage group LG13, ASM4218655v1, whole genome shotgun sequence DNA region includes the following protein-coding sequences:
- the LOC141116337 gene encoding uncharacterized protein — translated: MMPITYAINELLQGALRLARRRFGSEDERANLVEHREEAERQEEDRMMEKARIKEEERIREERKREEARKREEARKREEARKREEARKREDDRKREDDIVREAKSWLLARKREDARIKEEDRMREEARKKEEDMWEARSREKASKREKARIREEARIKEENKKTEEARTQEQIKISEAMRIREEARRREYARIIEEARMREKTWMREKDRMRAEAKMRAEAWMREKARMIEEARIRKEARMREEARMREEEARFREKVRMREEAWRREEARMRDEARMRDEARMREEARMREEAARMREEARMREEARMREQEARMREVSGGG